Within the Burkholderia ubonensis genome, the region GTGCTGCCGGTCGTCGGCGGCGGCATCGCGCTCGGCGTAGCCGGGACCGGCGGCGCCGGCATGCGCTTGGCCGGCGTCGGCTTCAGCCATCCCGACGGCGCGACCGGCTCCGCCAGGGGGCGCGCCGCGGCCTTGTTGCGCGGTTTCGGCCGGGCCTGCGGATCGGGCTTCCAGAGCGTCGGGCGGGAAAACCGGCCGTTCTGCCGGGGCGCCATCGAATTGACCGTATGGGCGGTCGTCGGCTGCACGATGTCGTCGTCGCGATGCAGCGCGCTGCGCGGCAGGTCGGCGACGCCGCGCGCATCGTCGTCGCCGTTGCGCGACAGCCGAAGCCCGAACGACGTGTCGAGCCACGCGGCGACGCGCTGCCAGCCGATGCCGGTCAGCCAGGGCAGCCCCGCGAAGAACAGCACGACCATCGCGAGCGGCGTGCCGATGTGGCCGAGCACGCGCTCGAAGCCGGCGGACAGCGCATGGCCGAGCAGGTTGGCGTCGGCGCCGGACAGCGGGCTCGTCAGCGTGCAGCTCGCGACGAACACGCACGCGAAGCCGAGCCAGAGCCGGATCGAGCCGTGACCGGCGAGCCCGCCGCTGCCGGGCAGCATCGCTTTCGCGAGGCGCCAGATGAGAGGGATGAACCAGACGGCGGAGACGCCGAACCAGCCGAGGACAACCGTGTGCATGCTTTGATGAAACAGGAAGAAGGGCGGGGAGCGCGGAGCGCGACCCGCCGAGTTTAACCGGCTGACGAACGAGATTGACGAGACTGACAGCGCGCCGGCGCAACATGAAGACGGCGAGGCCGGTTCAGGCTGCGCGACGCATGGATTCGAGGCCGCGCGACGCGGCGGCGCATGGACCGCCCGCGCTCGGGCGCCGCATCAGCCGCCCCGACGCGTGAAGGTCAGCGTCGCGCCGCCGTCGGTCACGAGCAGCAGCTGCTGCGGCGCGCGCATCTGCACGCCGGTCTTCTGCACGTGGGCGAGCGCATCGAGGTACGCATGCTCGAGCTGGCCGCCCAGCGCGTCCGGACACGCCATCCGCGTGCCCGCGAGCGGGCCGAAGCTCAGCACGCCGTTCTTCACGTCGTAGGTGCCCATGTAGCGGTTGCAGCCGGAAAAGCCGCTCGCGCGGCGCACACCGGACTCGGTGGACAGCGCGAGCTTGATCGGCTCGCCGTTGTCGCCGTGCGGGACCGTGCGCGGCGTGCCGTCGGCGTTCTGCCAGCCGGTGAGCTCCCAGCTCGTGTCGTCGAGCAGCTGGACGGCGGCGGGATTGAACGGGTCGGGCGCGGGGGCGCTGGCGTCGGGGTGCGTCGGCATCGAGCAGGCGGCGAGAAGCGTGGCAAGCGTCAAAGCGCAGAGCGGCGCGCGCAACGGGCGAAACAGGCGGGTGCGCGTGCGTGCGGCTGCGATCGGTTGGGACATGAGCCTCGTTCCTCATCATCGGGTTCTGAACAAGGCGTAAGAGTAACGCACCGGCCCCGCGCGAGGCGAGCCGACACTTCGTGCGCGAAAACGTTCGCGCCCGCCCGGGCCGGCCACGCGGCGACGAAACGGGCCGAAGCGCCGACGGTGCGCGTGTTAACATCGACGCCGTTTCGTCCTCCAACAGAACCAGCGGGAAATCACATGCAGATTGGTCAGCGGCTCGGTACGCCGCTTTCGTCCTCGGCCACGCGCGTCATGCTGCTCGGCGCCGGCGAACTCGGCAAGGAAGTCATCATCGCGTTGCAGCGGCTCGGCATCGAGGTGATCGCAGTCGACCGCTATCCGGACGCGCCCGGGCACCAGGTCGCGCACCGCGCGCACGTGATCGACATGACCGACGCCGACGCGCTGCGCGCACTCGTCGAGGCCGAGCGTCCGCACCTGATCGTCCCGGAGATCGAGGCGATCGCGACCGATGCGCTCGCGGCGATCGAAGCGGCGGGTGTCGCCGAGGTGATCCCGACCGCGCGTGCGACCCAGCTCACGATGAACCGCGAGGGCATCCGCCGGCTCGCCGCCGAGGAGCTGGGCCTGCCGACGTCGCCGTACGCGTTCGCGCAGTCGTTCGACGAGTTCAGGGCCGCCGTCGCGAAGATCGGCATGCCGTGCGTCGTGAAGCCGGTGATGTCGTCGTCGGGCAAGGGCCAGTCGGTCGTGCGCAGCGAAGCGGACGTCGAACCCGCGTGGCAGTACGCGCTGGCGGGCGGGCGCGTGAATCACGGGCGCGTGATCGTCGAGGGCTTCGTGGATTTCGACTACGAGATCACGCAGCTCACGGTGCGCGCGATCGATCCGGCCAGCGGCGACACGCGAACCTATTTCTGCGAGCCGGTCGGCCACGTGCAGGTCGCGGGCGACTACGTCGAGTCGTGGCAGCCGCAGCCGATGTCCGCGGCGGCGCTCGCGCGCTCGCGCGAGATCGCGCACAAGGTCACCGAGGCGCTCGGCGGGCGCGGGCTGTTCGGCGTCGAGCTGTTCGTGCGCGGCGACGAGGTGTGGTTCTCCGAAGTGAGCCCGCGGCCGCACGACACGGGCCTCGTCACGCTCGCGTCGCAGCGCCAGTCGGAATTCGAGCTGCACGCGCGCGCGATCCTCGGCCTGCCGGTCGATCCGACGCTCGGCTCGCCGGCCGCCTCGGCGGTGATCTACGGCGGGCTCGCCGAGCGCGGCATCGCGTTCGAGGGCGTGCGCGACGCGCTGGCGGTGCCGGGCGCCGACCTGCGCCTGTTCGGCAAGCCGGAGAGCTTCGCGAAGCGGCGCATGGGCGTCGCGCTCGCGACCGGCGCCGACATCGACGAAGCCCGCGACCGCGCGAAGCGCGCCGCCGCGGCCGTGCGGCCCGTGTCGTCGCGCTGACCGTCCGGGAGCGCGCGATGGCATCCAGATTGTCACGGCTCGGTCGGATCGCGACGCTCGGCGCCGCGCTCGCGCTGCTGGCGAGCCTGGCCGGCTGCGGCGTCGCGGCCGCGCCGTGCCGGATCGCATCGGCCGGGCTGAAGATCGTCCCGCTGGTCGGTCATGTGGCTGCCGCGCCGACCGACGCATGCGCCGACGTCATCGATCCATGATGGCCCGGGCGTCGGGCGTCGACGCGTCGTCTCCGACCAGCGCACGCCGCGTGCGTGCGTTCTCACCGTCTCATCCAAGGACCAGCATGATTCGCCAAACCTTCGTCGCGCTGGCGCTGGCCGGCGCCGCCGTTTCCGCTGCTTCGGCTGCGCATGCGGCGCAGCTGACCGTCGAGGAGATCGACGCGGACGCGCGCCAGAGTGCCGTCTACCAGTGCGCGAACCAGAAGCAGCCGGTGCGCGTGTCGTACTGGCTCGCCGGCAACGGCCAGAGCTTCGCGCTCGTGCCGGTCAACGGCCAGCGGCTGCTGTTCGTCGACACCGTGTCGGCGTCCGGCGTGCGCTACCAGGCCGGGCGCTATACGTGGTGGACCAAGGGCAAGGAGGCGACGCTGCGCGACGAGATTGCCGATCCGAATGCCGCGCCGATGCTCGGCGACTGCGTGCAGGTCGAAAAGAAGAAAAAGAAGAAGGGTTGAACGGTGCGGGGTTGCTGGTCGGCGGGGGCGGTTGATCGGCCTGGCGCGCCGCGGTGCGCGAAGGTAGGTGACCGCAGCGGCATGCGCGGTGCGCGACGGGGACTGGCCGCAGCGGCGCGGGTTCGAGCGATCCCAGCGCCACCAGCGGCCCGGCGACTCAGCGACTCAGCGACTCAGCGACCGGAGCGCCCCCGAGAGTCCCGAGAGTCCCGAGCCACCGAGCCACCGAGCCACCGAGCCACCGAGCCACCGAGCCACCGAGCCACCGAGCCACCGAGCCACCGAGCCACCGAGCCACCGAGCCCCATACGGCCCCGAATCTCATCCATCGCCCGATCGGAATGTTTTGCCCGCGCGACGCCTTGTCGGCGTACATGACAAACCGGCGCGGGAGCCCATTCGCAGCGTTGTCACGGACAGATTCCGGCTCAGTGCTACAATACGGCCCTTTCCGCCGGCATTCGCGCCGGACGGAGTCCGCACGACCTGTGGCGCCCGATGTTCGATGTGAACCGGCCCCGGGCGCCAGAGCGGCGCCGCGCGGCGCGCCGCGGCTCCGTCTACTTCCGAAATGTGATTTGCGCAGCGGCCCGCCGGGCCGAGCTGACGCGTGATGTCCCCGCCGCGCCTTTTGAGCGAAACGCCACCATGTCCGATTCTGTCGCCAAGCCAGTCGACGCAACCTTCGATCAATTCGGCCTTGCCGCCGACATCCTGAAAGCCATTGCGGAGCAGGGCTACACGACGCCGACGCCGATCCAGGCGCAGGCGATTCCGGTCGTGCTCGCCGGCCGCGACGTCATGGGCGCCGCGCAAACGGGCACCGGCAAGACCGCGAGCTTCTCGCTGCCGATCCTCCAGCGCCTGCTGCCGCAGGCCAACACGAGCGCATCGCCCGCGCGCCACCCGGTGCGCGCGCTGATCCTCACGCCGACCCGCGAGCTCGCCGACCAGGTCGCCGCGAACGTGCATGCGTACGGGAAGCACACGCCGCTGCGCAGCGCGGTCGTGTTCGGCGGCGTCGACATGAACCCGCAGATGGCCGAGCTGCGCCGCGGCGTCGAGATCCTGATCGCGACCCCGGGCCGCCTGCTCGACCACGTGCAGCAGAAGACCGCGAACCTCGGGCAGGTGCAGATGCTCGTGCTCGACGAGGCCGACCGGATGCTCGACATGGGCTTCCTGCCGGACCTGCAGCGCATCCTGAACCTGCTGCCGAAGGAGCGCCAGACGCTGCTGTTCTCGGCGACGTTCTCGCCGGAAATCAAGAAGCTCGCGTCGACCTACCTGCGCAACCCGCAGACGATCGAGGTCGCGCGCAGCAACTCGACGAACGCGAACGTCACGCAGATCGTCTACGACGTCGCCGAGGGCGACAAGCAGGCGGCCGTCGTGCAGTTGCTGCGCAATCGCGGGCTCAAGCAGGTGATCGTGTTCTGCAACAGCAAGATCGGCGCGAGCCGGCTCGCGCGCAACCTCGAGCGCGACGGCGTGGTCGCGTCGGCGATCCACGGCGACAAGACGCAGATCGAGCGGATGCAGGCGCTCGACGCGTTCAAGCGCGGCGAAATCGAGGCGCTCGTCGCGACCGACGTGGCCGCGCGCGGCCTCGACATCGCCGAGCTGCCGGCCGTGATCAACTTCGACCTGCCGTTCAACGCCGAAGACTACGTGCACCG harbors:
- a CDS encoding MliC family protein, whose protein sequence is MIRQTFVALALAGAAVSAASAAHAAQLTVEEIDADARQSAVYQCANQKQPVRVSYWLAGNGQSFALVPVNGQRLLFVDTVSASGVRYQAGRYTWWTKGKEATLRDEIADPNAAPMLGDCVQVEKKKKKKG
- the purT gene encoding formate-dependent phosphoribosylglycinamide formyltransferase; the encoded protein is MQIGQRLGTPLSSSATRVMLLGAGELGKEVIIALQRLGIEVIAVDRYPDAPGHQVAHRAHVIDMTDADALRALVEAERPHLIVPEIEAIATDALAAIEAAGVAEVIPTARATQLTMNREGIRRLAAEELGLPTSPYAFAQSFDEFRAAVAKIGMPCVVKPVMSSSGKGQSVVRSEADVEPAWQYALAGGRVNHGRVIVEGFVDFDYEITQLTVRAIDPASGDTRTYFCEPVGHVQVAGDYVESWQPQPMSAAALARSREIAHKVTEALGGRGLFGVELFVRGDEVWFSEVSPRPHDTGLVTLASQRQSEFELHARAILGLPVDPTLGSPAASAVIYGGLAERGIAFEGVRDALAVPGADLRLFGKPESFAKRRMGVALATGADIDEARDRAKRAAAAVRPVSSR
- a CDS encoding DEAD/DEAH box helicase, with the protein product MSDSVAKPVDATFDQFGLAADILKAIAEQGYTTPTPIQAQAIPVVLAGRDVMGAAQTGTGKTASFSLPILQRLLPQANTSASPARHPVRALILTPTRELADQVAANVHAYGKHTPLRSAVVFGGVDMNPQMAELRRGVEILIATPGRLLDHVQQKTANLGQVQMLVLDEADRMLDMGFLPDLQRILNLLPKERQTLLFSATFSPEIKKLASTYLRNPQTIEVARSNSTNANVTQIVYDVAEGDKQAAVVQLLRNRGLKQVIVFCNSKIGASRLARNLERDGVVASAIHGDKTQIERMQALDAFKRGEIEALVATDVAARGLDIAELPAVINFDLPFNAEDYVHRIGRTGRAGATGDALSLCSPNERKQLADIEKLIKRPLEVQTLAIDKPARHRHDERGGSERGGERGGRRERDEHRGAAGRRPAGAERGHHRRHEAPIDDFFLKPYEPSASAKQPEEAKPAPHEKKGPKRQVAALLGGFGMPRKPSA
- a CDS encoding DUF6726 family protein, producing MASRLSRLGRIATLGAALALLASLAGCGVAAAPCRIASAGLKIVPLVGHVAAAPTDACADVIDP
- a CDS encoding META domain-containing protein; its protein translation is MSQPIAAARTRTRLFRPLRAPLCALTLATLLAACSMPTHPDASAPAPDPFNPAAVQLLDDTSWELTGWQNADGTPRTVPHGDNGEPIKLALSTESGVRRASGFSGCNRYMGTYDVKNGVLSFGPLAGTRMACPDALGGQLEHAYLDALAHVQKTGVQMRAPQQLLLVTDGGATLTFTRRGG